The Desulfovibrio legallii genome includes the window CGCCTGGCCGCCCAACCCAAAGACAGCCTGCTGCAACTGGGCCAGGTGGCTAAAGAGGAAAACATCTCGTCCGGCTACCTGGAGCAGATCGTCCGCGCGCTCAGGCCCATGGGCATTCTGCGGGCCGTGCGCGGCTCCGGCGGCGGCTACGCTCTGGCCAGAGCCCCGCGAGACATTAATATGGAAGAAGTCTTTCAGCACCTGGAGGGAGAAATCTCTCCGGTCCGCTGCCTGACCCAGGGGCGTCACTGCCAGCGCGAAACCCACTGCTCCACCCGCGGATTCTGGAGCGAACTGGACGAGCACATCCGGGGTTTTTTACGGCAGCGCAGCCTGCAGAACATCATCGATTCCGAGAAGCCCTTCGCTTCAGGAGGCAACCATGTGGAACTACACTAAGACCGTACACGATCATTTTCTCCACCCCCATAACGTGGGGCCCCTCAACGGCGCCAACGCCGTGGGCGAAGTGGGCAGCCTGGCCTGCGGCGACGCCCTCAAGCTCTACCTTAAGATCGACGGGGAGGGCATTATCCGCGACGCCAGCTTTGAAACCTTCGGCTGCGCCAGCGCCATTGCCTCCAGCTCCGTGCTTACGGACATGGTCAAGGACATGAGCGTGGAGGACGCCCTCAAGCTGACCAATAAGGACATCGTCAACGCCCTGGGCGGCCTGCCCCGGCAGAAGATGCACTGCTCCGTCATGGGCCAGGAAGCCCTGGAGGCCGCCATCCGCCAGTGGAAGGGCGAACCCCCCGTGCCCCACGCCCAAGAAGAAGGCAAGCTGGTCTGCAAGTGCTTCGGCGTCACGGACGCCCAGATTATCCGCACCATCCGCGAAAACAACCTCAAAACTGTGGAAGAGGTCACAAACTACACCAAGGCTGGCGGCGCGTGTGGCGAATGCCTGGACGAAATAGCCGAAATCCTCGCCACAGAGCTCAAGCAGAAGCCCCTGGTGGAACTGAAGCCCCGGCCCCGCCTTACCAATGTGCAGCGCATGCAGAAGGTGCTCCAAACCATTGACGAGGAAATCCGCCCCCGTCTGAGCGTGGACGGCGGCGACATCGAGCTGGTGGATGTGGACGGCCCCCGGGTGGTGGTATCCCTGCGCGGACGCTGCTCTCAGTGCCGCGCCAGCGACGTGACCATCCGCGACCTGGTGCAGAAAGCCCTGCGCGAACATGTGGAGCCCGATATCGTGGTGGAGGAGGCCTAACCATGAAGACCATCTATCTGGACAACAACGCCACCACGGCCATCGCGCCGGAAGTGCGCGACGCCATGCTGCCCTACCTGGGCGAGCTCTACGGCAATCCCTCCAGCATGCACACCTTCGGCGGTCAGGTGGCCGGCGCGGTGGAAGGGGCCCGCGAACGCATGGCCGCCCTGCTGGGCGCAAAGCCGGAGGAAATCATCTTTACCTCCTGCGGGTCGGAAAGCGACAACGCCGCCATCTGGGCCGCCATCCAGACCCAGCCGGAAAAGCGCCGCCTGGTCACCACCAGAGTGGAACACCCGGCCGTGCTCAACGTCATGCAGTACTGGGAGCGCCAGGGCTACCACGTCACCTACCTTGGCGTGGACAGCAAAGGCCGCCTGGACCTGGACGAATACGCGGCGGCGCTCACCCCGGACACGGCCCTGGTCTCCATCATGTTCGCCAACAACGAGGTGGGCAACATCTATCCCGTGCAGCGCCTGGCGGAAATGGCCAAAGAACGCGGCGTGCTCTTCCATACGGACGCGGTGCAGGCCGTGGGCAAAACGCCCATCGACCTGGCCCACCTGCCCGTGGACATGCTCTCCCTTTCCGGCCACAAGCTGCACACGCCCAAGGGCATAGGCGTGCTCTATGTGCGCAAGGGCGTCCGCTTCCGGCCCTTCCTGCGTGGCGGGCATCAGGAAAACGGCCGCCGCGCGGGCACGGAAAACGTGCCTTATATCGTGGGCCTGGGCGTGGCCGCGCAACTGGCGGCCGCGCACATGCAGGACGAGCGGGTAAGCGTGGCCCTGCTGCGCGACCGTCTGGAACAGGGCCTCACCGCCGCCATACCAGAATGCATGGTCAACGGCGATGTGGAAAACCGCCTGCCCAATACCACCAACATCGCCTTCAAAAACGTGGAGGGCGAGGCCATCTTGCTCATGCTGGACCGCCTGGGCATCTGCGCCAGCTCCGGCTCCGCCTGCACCTCCGGCAGTCTGGAGCCATCGCATGTGCTCCGGGCCATGGGCGTGCCTTTCAACTACGCCCACGGTTCCGTGCGCCTCTCCCTCTCGCGCTACACCACAGAGGAAGAAGTGGACTTTGTGGTGGCCCACTTCCCGGAGGTTATTGCAACCCTGCGGGCTATCTCGCCTTATAAAAATTAGCCCAGGGCGCACTGCCGCCTGCTGCGCCGTATGCAAAGGCTCCCCGGCCCGTCCGGGGAGCCTTTGCATACGGCGCACAAACGTACTTATATATTTTTTATTTAAAATCTAGACTGTTATTCAGACATGTGTATGTACCGCTTGATTCTGCCACAAAATTGCGGTAGAAATAGGCTGCATATGCCCGCAATGCTTTGCTGTGGCAATCAGGCAGACGTTCTTTACAGCAAAAACACCCCGTAGTTCGCTCCACGCCCCAGGGAAACCACCCCCAGCCGTCATCCTGTTTTGCATCGCCTGCCCCTCCTGAATCCCTACCCTATGGGGCGCTGCTCTCACCTTACCATGCGCTCCTGCGCGCCAAGGATTTTCTATGCCTACAGCCCTGCTTTTTCTAACGCTTGCGCCTTTGGTTGCCTTGAGCGCCCTGGCTGTCCCCGCGCCCTTTGTGCCCGTGCCTGTGGTGCTGGCCGTTCTTTTTGCCGTCAGCGGTCTGGCGCTGGCCTGGCGCGGGCTGTTGGCGCCTTTGCGCCGCCTGGCGCATGCCGAGGACGCCCCCCTGCCGGAAACGCCCACGGGCTCCTGCAGCGCCGTGGCAGAGGTTTTTGCCGCGCTGCAAGAGCGTCAGAAGCGGCAGGAAGACGCCTACGCCCGTCTGCTGCGTGAAAAAGAGGAAAATTTCCAGGACGCCGTGGAGTGGCACGAAAAATATTCGGTGGCCATCACGGGCCAGGGCATGGTCCGCGCCATTCTGGACAAGGTGACGGAAAAGCTGCAGAGCCTGGCCGCCAGGCTGCCGCAAGAGACCAGACCGGAGGAGGACGCCCACACCCGCGCCTGCCGGGCCTTTATGGCGGAGTCGCTGGAAAACGTCCTGGGGGAACTGACCTACTGCGCCAAGTACCTGGACCAGATGAACGTCTTTCTGGGGGAAACCATCGATACGGAAAAAAAGGCGGAACTCGGCGAGCAGGACTACTTCCAATGGTCCGAGAGCTACTCCACGGGCGTGCCCGTCATTGACGGGCAGCATAAGCTCCTGCTTTCCTACATCAACAGGCTGGCGCGCAACATCAACCAGGGCAGCGATCCCGACCTGCTGCTGGAGATTCTGGACAATCTGGCGGGCTATGCCTTCACCCACTTCAATACGGAAGAAATTTTCTTTGCCCACTCCGGCTACCCGGACGCCGGCAAACATATCCGCAACCACCGCGAATTCAAGCAGACCGTGGCCGAATTCCGGCAGGCTGTAGACGAAGGCACGGCCCATGTGGACAGACACCTTCTGGAATTTCTGAAAAACTGGCTTATTAAGCACATCCAGGGCATGGACACCAGCTACGCCCCATATGTGCGCCAGCGTGCGGAAAAACAGGAGGCATAGACAGCGCAACCGCCCATGCCCCGCGCAGGCGCAGGCCGCAATGCCGTATCTCTGACGCCCCCGCCGGAAACCGCAAAAGACGCGGTTTGTGCGGAGGCGGCCGTCCACCCAGGCAGGACTTTGCCGCGCGGCGGCCGCATCCGGCGCGCAAGGGCCGGGCTACTTCTCGTGCCAGCCCAGAAACATCCGGTAGGCGGGGTTGGCGGTTTCCTCCACATGCGGGTAGCCCATGCGCTCCACGCGGGCCAGAAAGTCCTCAAAATCCGTCCGTTTTTCTTCAGGGGCTTCAAAGCCCACCAGCACGCGCCCGAAATCCGCGCCGTGGTAGCGATACTGAAAAAGGGTAATGCTGAAATCCACCCGCATGGCGTCCATGAAATCCAGCAGCGCGCCGGGCCGTTCGGGGAAGGTGAAGCGCAGCAGGCGCTCGTGCAGCACCTGCGGGGCATTGCCGCCCACCAGGTGGCGCAGGTGCACCTTGGCCAGCTCGTTGTCCGTAAGGTCCAGGGCCTCGAATCCGTGGCCGCGCAGCTCGCCGAGCACTTCGGCCACGTCCTCCCTTCCGTTAATTTTGACGCCCACCAGCACCCTGGCCCGCTGTGGATCGGAATAGC containing:
- a CDS encoding RrF2 family transcriptional regulator; amino-acid sequence: MRFSTRTRYGLRFLLRLAAQPKDSLLQLGQVAKEENISSGYLEQIVRALRPMGILRAVRGSGGGYALARAPRDINMEEVFQHLEGEISPVRCLTQGRHCQRETHCSTRGFWSELDEHIRGFLRQRSLQNIIDSEKPFASGGNHVELH
- the nifU gene encoding Fe-S cluster assembly protein NifU is translated as MWNYTKTVHDHFLHPHNVGPLNGANAVGEVGSLACGDALKLYLKIDGEGIIRDASFETFGCASAIASSSVLTDMVKDMSVEDALKLTNKDIVNALGGLPRQKMHCSVMGQEALEAAIRQWKGEPPVPHAQEEGKLVCKCFGVTDAQIIRTIRENNLKTVEEVTNYTKAGGACGECLDEIAEILATELKQKPLVELKPRPRLTNVQRMQKVLQTIDEEIRPRLSVDGGDIELVDVDGPRVVVSLRGRCSQCRASDVTIRDLVQKALREHVEPDIVVEEA
- the nifS gene encoding cysteine desulfurase NifS, which translates into the protein MKTIYLDNNATTAIAPEVRDAMLPYLGELYGNPSSMHTFGGQVAGAVEGARERMAALLGAKPEEIIFTSCGSESDNAAIWAAIQTQPEKRRLVTTRVEHPAVLNVMQYWERQGYHVTYLGVDSKGRLDLDEYAAALTPDTALVSIMFANNEVGNIYPVQRLAEMAKERGVLFHTDAVQAVGKTPIDLAHLPVDMLSLSGHKLHTPKGIGVLYVRKGVRFRPFLRGGHQENGRRAGTENVPYIVGLGVAAQLAAAHMQDERVSVALLRDRLEQGLTAAIPECMVNGDVENRLPNTTNIAFKNVEGEAILLMLDRLGICASSGSACTSGSLEPSHVLRAMGVPFNYAHGSVRLSLSRYTTEEEVDFVVAHFPEVIATLRAISPYKN
- a CDS encoding bacteriohemerythrin, yielding MNVFLGETIDTEKKAELGEQDYFQWSESYSTGVPVIDGQHKLLLSYINRLARNINQGSDPDLLLEILDNLAGYAFTHFNTEEIFFAHSGYPDAGKHIRNHREFKQTVAEFRQAVDEGTAHVDRHLLEFLKNWLIKHIQGMDTSYAPYVRQRAEKQEA